CGCTTGGCGGCTGTGCCAGGCGGTCGATCTCCTCCTTGAGCGTCACGATCTGCGCACGAGCCTCTTTGAGGGTGCTCACGAGCCGTTCGTTGTTCTCGGTCAGCCGCGCCAACTGTGCCTGGGTGGCCGCCAGGCGCTCTTCGAGCTGCCGGACGTGTCGGGGGCTCTCGGTCAACTTGCGCCGCACCAGAGCGAGTTCCTCTTGGAGAAACGCGACCTGCGTGGAGAGATCGTGGGCCTCCTTCTCCCACCGTGCGGCGCGCGAATCCGCGTCGTCGCTGCGTGCCACGTCCCACCTCCCCGGGGGGCTTGAACGTTCTGCCCTAACACTAGCCGCTATGAGCCCGATTCGGTCCCACGCAACGCCCTGAACCTTGATCGCCGGGACGGCGACCGGGTCGTCCGGTCCCTTCGGGTACCGTCGGGGGGCAGGTACGGGAGAAGGTGGGGTGCACCGGTGACGGAGGTCATGACGGACCAGTTGCAGGTCTGGGTGGATCAGGATCTCTGCACGGGCGACGGGCTCTGCGTGCAGTACGCGCCGGAGGTCTTCGAGTTCGACGTCGACGGCCTCGCGTACGTCAAGGGCGACGACGGCGAGCTGCGGCAGGATCCGGGCGCCCGGGTGGCCGTCCCCGCCCACCTGCGGCTCGAGGTGATCGACTCGGCGAAGGAGTGCCCCGGCGAGTGCATCCACGTCGTCCGCGG
The sequence above is a segment of the Micromonospora sp. WMMD882 genome. Coding sequences within it:
- a CDS encoding ferredoxin, coding for MTEVMTDQLQVWVDQDLCTGDGLCVQYAPEVFEFDVDGLAYVKGDDGELRQDPGARVAVPAHLRLEVIDSAKECPGECIHVVRGDGVEVAGPDAED